From Lolium perenne isolate Kyuss_39 chromosome 5, Kyuss_2.0, whole genome shotgun sequence, a single genomic window includes:
- the LOC127304319 gene encoding uncharacterized protein, whose amino-acid sequence MTGSEEAFAELDRSVSVKVRFAHGSVVDIRGRGTVMFAVDGGDHRVFIEVFYIPALKSRVVSLGQVDKSWIDIDIRRGMLTARDHRRRILFKYVLPRAMCQMRGAGMRDSGISNSMGCREWRVAGLFGAYRTSTMPMSSAGPALLGSSGDCLFHRRHTTEHRRCSSSSTDEAAKAIVKILATTEVECGYKIHVLRTNRRGEFTSATFYQHCAETGVQCHLTAPYTPQQNGVAERRNQTVPGMARRMLKAKKVPSMFWEKAVLTAAFILNRLFTGSVDGKTPYEA is encoded by the exons ATGACGGGGTCGGAGGAGGCCTTCGCGGAGCTCGATCGCTCTGTCTCTGTGAAGGTACGCTTCGCCCATGGCTCGGTGGTGGACATCCGCGGGCGCGGCACCGTCATGTTCGCCGTCGATGGGGGTGACCATCGAGTGTTCATAGAGGTGTTCTACATACCTGCACTGAAGAGCAGAGTCGTGAGCCTTGGCCAGGTCGACAAAAGCTGGATCGATATCGACATACGCCGAGGCATGCTCACCGCCCGTGACCACAGACGGCGCATCCTGTTTAAG TATGTCTTGCCGCGGGCCATGTGTCAGATGCGTGGCGCTGGCATGCGCGACTCAGGCATCTCCAATTCGATGGGCTGCAGAGAATGGCGCGTGGCGGGCTTGTTCGGGGCCTACCGCACATCGACCATGCCAATGAGCTCTGCGGGGCCTGCCTTGCTGGGAAGCAGCGGCGACTGCCTTTTCCACAGAAGGCACACTACAGAGCACAGAAGATGCTCGAGCTCGTCCACG GATGAAGCAGCGAAGGCCATCGTCAAGATCCTAGCCACAACAGAGGTGGAGTGTGGGTACAAGATCCATGTGCTACGCACGAATCGCAGGGGAGAGTTCACCTCTGCCACGTTCTACCAACATTGCGCCGAGACGGGTGTGCAGTGCCATCTCACCGCGCCGTACACGCCACAACAGAACGGCGTGGCTGAAAGGCGAAACCAGACCGTGCCGGGAATGGCGAGAAGAATGCTCAAGGCCAAGAAAGTTCCGAGCATGTTTTGGGAGAAGGCGGTGCTCACAGCCGCTTTCATCCTCAATCGCTTGTTCACAGGAAGTGTCGATGGCAAGACGCCATACGAGGCCTGA